The Pelmatolapia mariae isolate MD_Pm_ZW linkage group LG10_11, Pm_UMD_F_2, whole genome shotgun sequence genome includes a region encoding these proteins:
- the atg101 gene encoding autophagy-related protein 101 has translation MNCRSEVLEVTVEARQVEEAMLALLHTILLHRSTGKFHYKKEGTYSIGTVGTQDIDCDFIDFTFVRVSSEELDRMIRKAVSEFKDALSNSGSDGMGQISLEFYQKKKSRWPFSDECIPWEVWSIKVNVVNLANEQERQICREKVGEKLGEKVINVVEVINRHEYLPKMPTQSEVDNVFDTTLKDVQPYLYKITYQITDSLGTSVSTTMRRLIKDTLAL, from the exons ATGAATTGTCGCTCGGAAGTTCTTGAAGTAACTGTGGAGGCGAGACAGGTTGAAGAAGCTATGTTGGCTTTGCTGCACACAATTTTACTGCACCGGAGCACCGGGAAATTTCACTACAAAAAGGAAGGCACCTACTCCATCGGCACTGTGGGCACACAAGACATCGACTGTGACTTCATAGATTTCACCTTTGTCAGGGTGTCCTCAGAGGAGCTGGACAGGATGATCAGGAAAGCGGTGTCTGAATTCAAG GATGCTTTGAGCAACTCGGGCAGCGACGGCATGGGACAGATCTCCCTGGAGTTCTACCAGAAAAAGAAGTCTCGCTGGCCTTTTTCTGACGAGTGCATTCCTTGGGAAGTGTGGAGCATCAAGGTGAATGTGGTCAACCTGGCCAATGAGCAGGAGAGACAGATCTGCAGGGAGAAAGTGGGCGAGAAGCTGGGTGAGAAGGTGATCAACGTCGTTGAGGTCATAAATCGCCACGAATACCTGCCAAAGATGCCCACCCAGTCAGAAGTGGACAATGTGTTTGACACCACTCTTAAAGATGTTCAGCCATACCTTTACAAAATCACATACCAGATCACTGACTCACTGGGTACTTCTGTTAGCACCACTATGAGAAGGCTGATTAAGGATACACTAGCATTGTGA
- the zbtb21 gene encoding zinc finger and BTB domain-containing protein 21 produces the protein MESLVHYSNPSHALSLLGALNEQRLRGQACDVVLVVGDQRYQAHKSVLAASSEYFQSLFSRMDADSLTVVNLDFCEPDAFEIVLNYIYSSSLFVDKGSLAAIQELGYSLGIPFLTNIVSTRPHASYCVSRKRLSFSEGDENDVHTRSVIVRRVRNDTAHPSRSSYPRKTSERSTSPHSAHGSTRPPSEHNSYESVRNSESSRKSPDRGEALERTYASILKGNSSHFTPVRPQLTSSVSFSDAEVQHIRLPSGPDQDNKEENEEQESRYNTKVPFQGQASEPSQTIDRSGPLIKSLLRRSLSMDSPVPVFSPTLELKELQNRDQSVVQMALKTSVPETSAHNGDSKRTSPLVLRSKYTGRYDRETQVEGEVSVKAEPSSPLADPMDIVRITVGDSLPVSLKDFQTNYDQGPREVLNPVGKRRDRPDNRRYPLKKSKLFKEHALSVNVNMSKAVPQHASGDPNEDGEESPQNKIFKCWNCLKVFRSGAGLHRHVNMYHNPEKPYACDICHKRFHTNFKVWTHCQTQHGVVQNPASSASSSVLDEKFQKKLIDIVREREIKKALLWKLKRNKQGLQSPAITKKRSRPSYICPYCGKTFVFQSQYRQHLRTHPAEKADQDTARESILYQEQDEIIQQKNPDTGVYSCRLCNMKLSSLLEQGDHERGCRHATVCPYCGLRFSSPVVKKDHEAHCKYKKLTCLECMRTFKSSFSIWRHQVEVHNHNMMTVKDHILLKQQENNEEESEMLKEEHYSDEPLTSESTRENISYSDSSGPPMYDSEDSSSYVPEDLSMGHHGKLVVKEEPLEEPVSERDNPDAAKSGSEEPGVWPCEKCGNLFSSRKDLERHQELLCHIKPFICHICNKAFRTNFRLWSHFQSHMSTANEPGAKEIDRNPSPLSPSPPLTPSERPSPQASVLISTQAAPVPAATAAATAGTDESSSPDPCSSLVSKTKRPELERQTSSQSPLSRSNSMENPGGPQESDTLFYHAPSLSALTFKRQYMCKLCHRTFKTAFSLWSHEQSHSHM, from the coding sequence ATGGAGAGCCTAGTGCATTACAGTAACCCCTCCCACGCCCTGTCATTGCTGGGGGCTCTGAATGAGCAGCGACTGCGGGGACAAGCGTGTGATGTGGTCCTGGTTGTGGGAGACCAAAGGTACCAGGCCCATAAGAGTGTTCTGGCTGCCAGCAGTGAGTATTTCCAGTCCCTTTTCTCACGGATGGACGCAGACTCGCTGACAGTTGTAAACCTGGACTTCTGTGAGCCGGACGCCTTTGAGATAGTTTTGAATTACATTTACTCCTCCTCACTCTTTGTGGACAAAGGCAGCCTGGCAGCCATTCAAGAGCTGGGATACAGCCTCGGAATCCCTTTCCTCACCAACATTGTGTCAACAAGGCCACATGCATCCTACTGTGTGTCTAGAAAAAGGCTTTCGTTCTCAGAGGGGGATGAGAATGATGTCCACACAAGGAGCGTCATTGTGCGTCGGGTCCGGAATGACACGGCCCATCCCTCTCGCTCGAGTTATCCGAGAAAAACATCTGAGAGATCGACATCTCCCCACTCTGCTCATGGGTCCACTCGGCCTCCGTCGGAACACAACTCGTATGAATCGGTCAGAAACTCTGAGTCCAGCAGGAAGTCCCCTGACCGGGGTGAAGCTTTGGAGAGGACGTATGCCTCCATATTGAAAGGGAATTCATCACACTTCACACCCGTGAGACCCCAGCTGACATCATCAGTGTCTTTCAGTGATGCTGAAGTGCAGCACATCAGGCTGCCATCTGGCCCTGACCAGGACAATAAAGAGGAGAATGAGGAGCAGGAGTCCCGCTACAATACCAAAGTGCCCTTTCAGGGTCAGGCTAGTGAGCCAAGCCAGACCATTGACAGGAGTGGGCCACTTATAAAAAGCCTACTCAGGAGGTCATTATCCATGGACAGCCCCGTTCCAGTCTTCTCCCCCACGCTGGAGCTCAAGGAGCTGCAAAATCGAGACCAGTCAGTTGTACAGATGGCACTGAAGACGTCTGTGCCAGAAACCTCTGCCCACAACGGCGACTCAAAAAGAACGTCTCCTCTGGTTCTCAGGTCAAAGTATACCGGCAGGTATGATAGAGAAACTCAGGTAGAAGGAGAGGTGAGTGTGAAAGCTGAGCCCAGCAGTCCACTTGCTGACCCCATGGACATCGTACGCATTACAGTTGGTGATTCTTTGCCAGTCAGTCTCAAAGACTTTCAAACTAATTATGATCAAGGTCCCAGGGAAGTCTTAAATCCTGTGGGGAAAAGAAGGGACAGGCCAGACAACAGACGGTACCCATTAAAGAAGAGCAAACTATTTAAAGAGCATGCGCTCTCAGTTAACGTGAATATGTCAAAAGCAGTACCTCAGCATGCCAGCGGTGACCCTAATGAGGACGGCGAGGAGTCACCTCAGAACAAGATTTTCAAATGCTGGAATTGTTTAAAGGTTTTCCGGTCAGGTGCTGGACTTCATCGTCATGTAAATATGTATCACAATCCGGAAAAGCCGTATGCTTGCGACATCTGCCACAAGCGCTTTCATACCAACTTCAAAGTGTGGACGCACTGCCAAACTCAGCATGGTGTAGTACAAAACCCAGCGTCGTCCGCCAGCTCCTCTGTTCTTGATGAGAAATTTCAAAAGAAGCTAATAGATattgtgagagagagagaaataaagaaagctTTGCTTTGGAAGTTAAAGAGGAATAAGCAGGGTTTGCAGTCTCCTGCAATTACAAAAAAGAGATCGAGGCCCAGCTACATATGCCCATACTGTGGCAAGACATTtgtgttccagtctcagtaCAGACAGCATTTAAGGACACATCCTGCTGAAAAAGCTGACCAGGACACAGCGAGGGAGAGCATCCTCTACCAGGAACAGGATGAGATCATTCAACAGAAGAACCCTGACACCGGTGTTTACTCCTGTAGACTTTGCAATATGAAGCTGTCATCGCTCCTGGAACAGGGTGACCACGAGAGAGGCTGTCGCCATGCAACCGTGTGCCCCTATTGTGGCCTCAGATTCTCAAGTCCAGTTGTCAAGAAAGACCACGAGGCACATTGTAAGTACAAGAAACTGACATGCCTGGAATGCATGCGCACCTTCAAATCCTCCTTCAGCATTTGGCGCCATCAGGTGGAGGTGCACAACCACAATATGATGACTGTTAAAGACCACATTCTCCTGAAGCAACAAGAGAACAATGAAGAGGAGTCTGAAATGCTCAAGGAGGAGCATTACAGTGATGAGCCTCTAACAAGCGAGAGCACAAGAGAGAACATCAGTTACAGTGATTCCTCAGGTCCACCTATGTATGACTCTGAAGACTCTTCATCCTATGTGCCTGAAGACCTGAGCATGGGCCACCATGGCAAGCTGGTAGTGAAGGAAGAGCCGTTAGAGGAGCCTGTGAGTGAGCGGGACAACCCCGATGCTGCCAAAAGTGGCTCCGAAGAACCCGGTGTGTGGCCGTGCGAGAAATGCGGAAATCTTTTCAGCTCTCGCAAAGACTTGGAACGACACCAGGAGCTGCTATGCCACATCAAACCATTCATCTGTCACATCTGCAACAAAGCCTTCAGGACCAACTTCCGCCTTTGGAGCCACTTCCAGTCTCACATGTCGACTGCTAACGAACCCGGAGCCAAAGAGATCGACAGAAACCCCTCACCTCTGAGCCCTTCCCCTCCACTTACCCCTTCAGAACGTCCCTCCCCACAGGCCTCTGTGCTCATATCTACTCAGGCGGCACCGGTccctgctgctactgctgctgcaaCCGCAGGGACCGACGAGTCCAGCAGCCCAGATCCCTGCAGCTCATTGGTAAGCAAGACCAAGAGGCCCGAACTGGAACGGCAAACCAGCAGCCAAAGCCCCCTGTCAAGGTCAAACAGCATGGAGAATCCAGGCGGCCCTCAGGAATCGGACACACTCTTTTACCACGCACCGTCTCTCTCTGCCCTGACATTTAAGAGGCAGTACATGTGCAAACTCTGCCACAGGACCTTCAAGACGGCCTTCAGTCTGTGGAGCCACGAGCAGAGTCACAGTCACATGTAA